The Triticum dicoccoides isolate Atlit2015 ecotype Zavitan chromosome 6A, WEW_v2.0, whole genome shotgun sequence genome has a window encoding:
- the LOC119318705 gene encoding pentatricopeptide repeat-containing protein At1g61870, mitochondrial-like — MAAAAAALRRALAPAPALLLRRQALVRLLSTQAQSSTAPTISPAELVRIKNSIRSAATPPDELVALFLKGIPYPPFLGDRSIFSLAVSRLTAAARPDLVSSVLSASLTALPAPHPSEGFLIRLIALYAAAGMPTHSLSTFRLVVPPSDRALSALLAAYYDAGQPARAIEAFRDLSAELSITPGVVSHNVLLKCMVATGDVAGARQVFDGMPDKAGMQPDIVSCNEMLKGYLKTGDHAAFDLLLKEVTGGKRRLKPNVTTYKLRMSALCAKGRSFESEELLDAMGANGIPPNRECFNTVIGGLCKEGEVGAAVALFKRMPEVPRLNGKGVSPNFETYIMLIEALVENNAFVPALELCKECLANKWAPPFQAVKGLIQGLVKSRKVKHAKELGMAMKKAAKGDAKEEWEKVEADAFQLALAEMKA, encoded by the coding sequence atggccgccgccgccgccgcgctccgcCGGGCcctcgcgccggcgccggcgctgcTCCTCCGCCGCCAGGCCCTCGTGCGCCTCCTCTCCACGCAGGCCCAGTCCTCCACCGCCCCCACCATCAGCCCCGCCGAGCTCGTCCGCATCAAGAACTCCATCCGCAGCGCCGCCACGCCGCCCGACGAGCTCGTCGCCCTCTTCCTGAAAGGCATCCCGTACCCGCCCTTCCTCGGCGACCGCTCCATCTTCTCTCTCGCCGTCTCCCGCCTCACTGCCGCCGCCCGCCCCGACCTCGTCTCCTCCGTGCTCTCCGCCTCCCTCACCGCCCTCCCGGCGCCGCACCCCTCCGAGGGCTTCCTCATCCGCCTCATCGCGCTCTACGCCGCCGCCGGCATGCCCACCCACTCCCTCTCCACCTTCCGCCTCGTCGTGCCCCCCTCCGACCGCGCCCTCTCCGCCCTCCTCGCCGCCTACTACGACGCCGGCCAGCCCGCCCGCGCCATCGAGGCCTTCCGCGACCTCTCAGCCGAGCTCTCCATCACGCCGGGCGTCGTGTCCCACAACGTGCTCCTCAAATGCATGGTCGCCACGGGGGACGTCGCCGGCGCCCGCCAGGTGTTCGACGGAATGCCCGACAAGGCCGGCATGCAGCCAGACATAGTCTCGTGCAACGAGATGCTCAAGGGGTACCTCAAGACAGGTGACCATGCCGCGTTTGACCTGCTGCTCAAGGAGGTCACTGGCGGCAAGAGgcggctcaagcccaatgtcacaaCCTACAAGCTCCGGATGTCCGCCCTCTGCGCCAAGGGCAGGAGCTTCGAGTCCGAGGAGCTGCTGGACGCCATGGGCGCCAACGGCATCCCGCCTAACCGGGAGTGCTTCAACACTGTCATCGGCGGGCTATGCAAGGAGGGAGAGGTGGGCGCTGCGGTGGCGCTGTTCAAGAGGATGCCGGAGGTGCCCAGACTCAACGGGAAAGGTGTGTCGCCCAACTTCGAGACCTATATCATGTTGATCGAGGCGCTGGTCGAAAACAACGCATTTGTCCCTGCCCTGGAGTTGTGCAAGGAGTGCCTGGCCAACAAGTGGGCGCCGCCGTTCCAGGCTGTCAAGGGTCTGATCCAAGGGTTGGTGAAGAGCAGGAAGGTGAAGCATGCCAAGGAGCTCGGCATGGCGATGAAGAAGGCCGCCAAGGGTGATGCCAAGGAGGAGTGGGAGAAGGTTGAGGCGGACGCCTTCCAGCTCGCGCTCGCCGAGATGAAAGCGTAA
- the LOC119318706 gene encoding uncharacterized protein LOC119318706 yields the protein MMNVLSSGHPQSLRIHRHHHHHDVSSCPRRSGSGHVAVNPHPSMTRRLSSSSFRRGAVRAVADDGGESSSGKDDDGDDDDQEKKRRKDDEEGASSRRNREDLERLVGAPDDDGFSGLDLATLIRKRYGRSYDVTLIRKQFMGRNLLAMNVMWKYREQRSFPLTEEEYLLRLDDVANTLRSWGAVAHVRNSLETTKDRPRIGKAVSIFIDVDSAGGGNRSDEWIYK from the exons ATGATGAATGTGCTCTCCAGCGGCCACCCGCAGAGCCTGCGcatccatcgccaccaccaccaccacgacgtGTCATCATGTCCACGCCGGAGCGGCTCAGGCCATGTCGCAGTTAACCCTCATCCTAGCATGACCAGGAGGCTTTCTTCTAGCTCCTTCCGCCGAGGCGCCGTCAGGGCCGTTGCCGACGACGGCGGCGAATCCAGCAGCGGCaaagacgacgacggcgacgacgacgaccaaGAGAAGAAGCGAAGAAAAGACGACGAGGAG GGGGCGTCGTCGAGGCGGAACCGGGAGGATCTGGAGCGGCTGGTGGGGGCGCCCGACGACGACGGCTTCAGCGGCCTCGACCTGGCCACGCTCATCCGGAAGCGCTACGGCCGGAGCTACGACGTGACGCTCATCCGGAAGCAGTTCATGGGGCGCAACCTGCTGGCGATGAACGTGATGTGGAAGTACCGGGAGCAGCGCTCCTTCCCGCTGACGGAGGAGGAGTACCTGCTCCGGCTCGACGACGTGGCCAACACGCTCCGCTCCTGGGGCGCCGTCGCCCACGTCCGCAACTCCCTCGAGACCACCAAGGACCGCCCCCGCATCGGCAAGGCCGTCAGCATCTTCATCGACGTCGACTCCGCCGGCGGCGGCAACCGCTCCGACGAATGGATCTACAAGTAG
- the LOC119314810 gene encoding uncharacterized protein LOC119314810 — MARLFTIISSFTVLLLLLSDVGMAVETAPKVAGGDANVKRLCTDTPYPDLCADMIARYDECKGADDKKLVGMAALTTATLLLKASGDASPGLQKQRYPDLTKADEVCFETCYKELTNGGEKLDNLCTSKEGSDDIGMAQLPEIRSFIKENNGAHAQWNCDRCRPANDKKTPDDVSKKNDAEKAMAVLEVLVNKVTK; from the coding sequence ATGGCGAGGCTGTTCACCATCATCTCCTCCTtcaccgtcctcctcctcctccttagtGATGTGGGGATGGCGGTGGAGACCGCCCCCAAAGTGGCCGGCGGCGACGCCAATGTCAAAAGGTTGTGCACCGACACGCCCTACCCGGACCTCTGCGCCGACATGATCGCACGCTACGACGAGTGCAAAGGCGCCGACGACAAGAAGCTGGTGGGGATGGCGGCGCTCACCACCGCCACCCTCCTTCTTAAAGCGTCCGGGGACGCGAGCCCGGGCCTTCAGAAGCAGCGCTACCCAGACCTGACCAAGGCCGACGAGGTCTGCTTTGAAACCTGCTACAAGGAGCTGACCAATGGCGGCGAAAAACTCGACAATTTGTGCACGAGCAAAGAGGGCTCGGACGACATCGGCATGGCCCAGCTCCCCGAAATCCGCAGCTTCATCAAGGAGAACAACGGGGCGCATGCCCAGTGGAATTGCGATAGGTGTCGCCCTGCGAATGACAAGAAGACACCCGACGATGTCTCCAAGAAGAACGATGCCGAGAAGGCCATGGCTGTCCTGGAGGTGCTCGTCAACAAAGTGACCAAATAA
- the LOC119314812 gene encoding uncharacterized protein LOC119314812 has protein sequence MARLFNTVSSFVFFVVVLLLLSEVSLAAAAADADGDGDDDNPVVKKLCTDTPFPELCDSMITRYDQSKGANEEGLVGMAALTSAKLLLNATATASPAVQRDSHPGLSKADEICFETCFKELTNAAQTLDKLCISKVQLPQIDNFIKFNKESHVEWNCERCRQGEAKNIADDVSKDNEAGKAMAVLEVLVNKVLTK, from the coding sequence ATGGCGAGGCTCTTCAACACCGTCTCCTCCTTCGTCTtcttcgtcgtcgtcctcctcctcctcagtgAAGTctcactcgccgccgccgccgcggacgcCGACGGAGACGGAGACGACGACAACCCCGTGGTCAAGAAGTTGTGCACCGACACGCCCTTCCCGGAGCTCTGCGACTCCATGATCACGCGCTACGACCAGAGCAAAGGCGCGAACGAGGAAGGCCTTGTGGGGATGGCGGCCCTCACCTCCGCCAAGCTCCTTCTTAATGCGACGGCCACCGCGAGCCCGGCTGTCCAGAGGGACAGCCACCCGGGCCTGAGCAAGGCCGACGAGATCTGCTTTGAAACCTGCTTCAAGGAGCTGACCAACGCCGCCCAAACACTCGACAAGCTGTGCATAAGCAAGGTTCAGCTCCCCCAAATCGACAACTTCATCAAGTTCAACAAGGAGTCGCATGTCGAGTGGAATTGCGAGAGGTGTCGCCAAGGGGAAGCCAAGAACATAGCCGACGATGTCTCCAAGGACAACGAGGCCGGGAAGGCCATGGCTGTCCTGGAGGTGCTCGTCAACAAAGTACtaaccaaataa